The DNA window AATCACCCTACTGAATATGTTCAAGTTTAATACTTAATACTTTAATTACTGTGATAAATCATTCTCTCGTGTAATCCATCATATTGACCATATAAAAATAAGTAAGATATCAAGCTATGCAGGTTCTTGCTTAATTTATGGAATACAGTGATTTAGTTATTTTAAAAAATGGCTAAACATTTTATACATATATTATTCTATTTAATTTTTGAAAAAAGGTCAGTAAACTTTTATTCTTTATTCTCTATCCCCTGTTCCCTGTCACCTGTCTCTACGAGTGATTCAGTTATCAAATCGGGTTGCTATGGATAATTGTATGAGTGGAAAGTTCAAGCATCTAGTAAATAAGACACGATAAACCCTAGCCGTGCTTCAAATAGACCGGCATAGGGAATACTTTATTCACATCGCGTCTTTAAATTTCAACGATTTGCTGATCATTTATAATCAACACGGATGTTGATTATACTATGGCAGTTAAGAAATACTTGGGCTAACCACCCCAAATTTTTTCTAAGACTGTTTTAGGCGAAATGTCTGCCATTTTACCTGTGGGGGATTTAATCGTCAGGAAGCGATCGCAAGGCGGCAACAACTTTGTCGGTTCTGTAGGGCCAAATAGAGCAATAGTATAAGTTTGCACCGCTACAGCAAGGTGCATCGGCGGACTATCAGTACACAACATCAAATTAGCTCCAGCAATCATTGCTGTCAACTTCCCGATGTCATTACCAGAGGTTACCTTGATGTTGGGTGCATATTCCTTGAGATGGCGAACAAAATCTTCTTCGCCTTCTGCTTGAATCACAACCACAGGCATATCTGGCTGCTTATTTTGGAAATCTTGAATAATTGTCTGCCAATGTTCGGTTGGGTAAATTGTATCCAAACCCTTGCCAGCACCGCCATAAATCAGAATGTAGCCACTTTCTTTTACTCCCAGCCTGATTTGTTCCTTGTTTGCCCATTCAATGTCTGGTTTGGGTACGTTAACGGCTAGTTCTGGACAAGGGGAGTCAATGCCCAATCCTTTCAGAAGATCGTGATACACACAAGCAGCATATTGCTCTTTTTTCTGGGGTACTAAACTAGTCAGAAAAGCTGCTCCTTTGCCTTTGTAGCCTACACGTTTGGGAATACCAGTTAACCACAGTATTAGACCTAATAACCAGCTTTGCCCTGAAACAATAGCGACATCATATTCGCGATCGCGAAGTATGCCAACTAAATTTGCCCAATCTGCCAAACTGTTACGGTCTTTGTAATCAAATGTCAGCACTTCGTGAACTGACTTACTCACTCGGTAAGCAGCCTTTGAGCGGGGTTCAACAACAACATCTATCTGAGCGTCAGGATAATGACGTTTCAGATCATCTAATGTTGGAAAGAATAGAATTTGGTCGGCAATTCCACCAGGGACAAGGGCCGCTACTCGCATAATATTTATTTATTATTTACGCTTACTCGCTCCCTATTTTAGGGGAATATAGGGACTAGGGATTAGGGACTAGGGACTAGGAATTGGATTTTGACACTAGCCCCTAGCCTCTAGCCTCTAACCCCTAGTTTCAAGTTGAGGAATTCTGTGCATTTATTAATTCCAGCTGCCGGAAGCGGACGAAGAATGGGAAGTAACCGTAATAAACTTCTTTTGGAAGTGCGATCGCGGTCAATTATAGGCTGGACACTTTTAGCAGCAGAAGCGGCACACCACATCAGTTGGATTGGAATCATTTCTCAACCCACTGATTGGCAAGACCTTAAGACAATTATTGCTGATTTGCAGCTGAGTAAACCTGTGGAATTTATTAAGGGTGGCTCTACGCGTCAAGAATCTGTCTACAATGGCTTGCAAGCATTACCAGATACTGCCAGACAAGTATTAATTCACGACGGAGCTAGATGCCTTGTCACACCCGATTTACTCAACAGATGCGCTCTAGCAATTCGCCACTGTTCTGGTTTAATAGCTGCTATACCTGTCAAAGACACCATTAAAGTCGTAGACGAAAATGGCATCATTCAAAGTACACCTGATCGACGCCAACTTTGGGCGGCACAAACTCCTCAAGGATTTGATGTTAAGCTACTCAAACAATGCCATATCGAGGGTTTACATCAGGGTTGGGAAGTCACAGATGATGCAGCTTTGTTTGAAAAATGCGGCTATCAAGTGCAAATTGTAGAAGGAGAAGAGACAAATTTAAAAGTGACTACTCCCCAAGACTTGGCGATCGCCGAATTTATCCTCAAAAGTAGGTTTGGTGGTTAAAAGAGGGAATAGGGAACAGGGGACAGGGAAAACAACTAATGACTAATGACCAATGACCAACGACTAATGAGTGCAGCAACTAAGATAGAAGCGATTCTTTATTTGAAAGGTAAACCTCTGTCAATTGGCGAAATTGCGGAGTATGCCGCTTGTGATCGCATTACCGCCGAGGAGGGAATTATTGAATTAATTGATGAGTATGCTCGTCGGGATAGTGCTCTAGAAGTTGTAGAAACACCAAATGGTTATAGTCTACAACTGCGGTCTGACTTTCATGAGTTGGTGCAAACTCTTATACCTGTAGAATTGGGGTTGGGAGCATTGCGGACTTTGGCAGCGATCGCTCTTAATGGCCCAATGCTGCAAAGCGATTTGATTAATCTAAGGGGTTCTGGAGCCTATCAACACGTTCAAGAACTTGTTGAGCTTGGTTTTGTGAAGAAACGTCGAAATAGTGATTCTCGTTCTTATTCGCTACAGGTGACACCCAAATTTCATCAATATTTCCAAATCGAGCAACTTCCCCAACCATTTTCAAGCAGCCAGCAACAGCGACAACTAGAACTCAAATTAGAATCAGCCGCAGAATCAGAATGACAGTTGCTATTTTGGTTCTATGTTGATTCATGGCTGGGGAAATATGTCTCAACCTTATACTATGGTTTAGAGTAGAATTAGCAACTCCGCTAAACTAAATTGCCAATGGTGTTTGATCCTGATTTTTTGAATGATAACTTTGAGCAACACCCCCATCACCATCTGAGTGACAACTTTGAGGAAAACCCTAATCAGTTACTCAAATATTTGCAACATCAGCCTCCAGAAGTGTTAGCCAGCGTCGCTCAGTCCGTCAGCCCCGAAATTAAACAAATTATTTCGCAAAACGTCCAAGGGCTGGTTGGGATGCTGCCTGCCGAAAATTTCAATGTCCAAATTACAACAGATCGCGATAATCTTGCTGGGCTACTTGCATCGGCAATGATGACAGGGTATTTTCTACGCCAGATGGAACAACGGATGCAGTTAGATCATTTGGCGAATAATCATTAACCAATAGCCAAAGTCATTAGTCAAAAGAAAGTAGACTATGGTCTAGTACAGTGTGGCAGAAATGACTATCTAGCCCAAGAAAAGATAAAAAAGAAATATTCCTTCTGCCTCCTGCCACGGCAGGTGCCACAACGCGCTTAACCCGCCAACGCGCTTAACCCGCAAGGGCGCACTGGCTCCTCTGCCTTCTTGTACTGATGACTATTTTTGAGGATAAGCTCCTGACTGTACCTTAAATATTTGATTTTTTCCGTCACGCTCAACTTCAATGAGGAGTATGTCTCCTACACTGCTGGATTCCACCATTTTTTGTACTTGGGCAGCAGTTTTGACTGGTTTGCCATTAAATTTATAAATCACATCTCCGGGGCGCAGTCCTGCTCGCTGTGCCGGTGATTTTTCTAAAACTCCTTTAATAGCAATACCAGTATTTTGTTTGATATTGAGGTTGTTTTCTTGATTAATTTGCTTTTTCTTTGTAGGGGACAAATCTACCATTTCAATTCCTAAAAAGGGATGTTTGACATACCCTTTAGTGAACAGTTCTTGAGCAATGCGAGCGGCAGTTTCAATTGGGATGGCAAAACCTAGTCCCTGTGCATCAGCACGGATGGCTGTGTTAACACCAATTACCTCTCCGTCAGCATTTAACAAAGGGCCACCAGAATTTCCAGGGTTAATTGCGGCGTCGGTTTGAATAAAGCTGACTCGCTTATCTGGTACACCTACTTGAGAGCTAGTGCGATCAGTCGCGCTGATAATGCCGATGGTAACTGTATTGTCTAAACCCAAGGGATTACCAATTGCGATCGCCCATTCTCCAGGTATTAAGTTTTGTGAATTTCCTAATCTAACTGTAGGCAAACTCTTGGCAGGAATTTTGACAACTGCTAAATCAGTCATGGCGTCAACACCTACAACCCTACCTTCAAAAGTTCGACCGTCTTTGAGGGTAACTTGTACTGTATCTGTGTTTGCTACCACATGGGCATTAGTAAGAATCTCTCCATTTGCACTTAAAAGAAATCCAGAGCCTGTTCCACGCTCAATCCTTTCTTGGGGAATAGGCTCTTCATTTTCTCCAAAAAATCGGCGCAAAAGCGGATTTTTAAAAGCTTCAGAGATTGGATTAGCTACTTTGCGCGTTGCATTAATCCGCACGACTGCTGGCCCAGTTTTTTGAACTGCGCTCGCAATAAAATTAACTTTATCACTACCACTAGCAGGAAGAATGCTGCCCTTAATAGAATTAGACACCACGGTATTTGAGGGTAAAGCTGTTGTTACATTTCTTAACTCCTGAAAAGCAGGTTTTTTTGTCAGGAGATAAGTACTAGCTAACAACACTGCACTACCGCCAAACACGCCACCGCTAACTACTAAGGAAAAATACACTGCCAGTTGTTTCCGAGATAACTTCATAATCATCACACTCAAGGACAGCAATGCAGTTGCTAATTTCTAAGTGTAATCAAGCCAAAGGCGAGTGGATAGATTATTTTGATATAAATTGCGATAGAGTTTTGGATTTTTGATTTGATGTGGGAACTTTAGGGTGGAGATCGTAAATCAGGAATAGGGAACACAAAGAAATCGCCAAAGCCACAGACGTGCTGTCTGTCCTTGCTAGTTCCCCAAGTCCAAAATTACTCTCACTCTTTAGATATACATGAATCTTCGCGCTCGCTTACTTGTTTTGTGCAGCTTGATCAGTGCCTTAGGACTGGTATTCACACACTTTACCCCCGTCCAAGCACAAGGTAGCAAGACTTGTCCGACTTCAGCCCTAGAACGTTTCCAACGCTATCGGGCATCTCGTGGTGATACTTTAGAGAGTATCGCCCAGCGTTACAAATTGAGTCCAGAAACCATTGTTGCCATGAACCCGGCTTTAAAAAACAGTAGGGTTGCTGTCGGTAGCGAAATTCTTATTCCCCCCCTTGATGGCATTGTTGTAGAAGTGCCAAAGGGAAACAACTGGCAAGAATTAGCAGAAATATACAGAGTTCGTGCAGATGCGCTATTTGAGTTAAATGGCTGTAAAGCTCCTTCTCGGTTTGCGTTTATTCCAACACCAAATAAGTCCCCTAGTCGTGCTAGTACATCTGTCGCACCTACTTCCTCTAATCCTCCTCAAATAGCTGGTTATCCGTTACCAGAAGTTGCACAGCTAGGTTTTCCCTACGGTTGGCAAATTCATCCTGGAAACGGTCAAGTTTTCTTTCATAGTGGGATCGATTTGTTAGCTGCCAAGGGAACAGCAGTTAGTGCGATCGCGCCAGGTACAGTGGTGTTTGCGGGTGAGCAAGGGACTTACGGTAAGTTGGTAATTATTAATCATGATGGTGGATTACAAAGCCGTTATGCCCAGCTTGACAGTATTAATGTTAAAGTCAACCAGCAAGTCAAACAAGGAGATTTGCTGGGAACTGTCGGTACAAGTGGGCAGCCAACTATCAACCAACCTCATCTGCATTTTGAAGTGCGTTCTAACTCGTCATTGGGTTGGGCGGCAAAAGATCCAAAAGGATATTTGCAGCGATAAAGAGCAAAAGTAGAGATTTGGGAAGGAGGGGTTTTTAACGCTATCCTTTCATTGTCATTGGCAGTGCAAAAATGAGTTTGCTGGATTTCAAAATATTTATACCTGGGCATTAAATTGCTTGCATCTATTTTCCGCGCATTATCTGGCTAATAAGTTGTGTTGTTAGTTAAAAATATTTAGATGAGCAACAACACAAATAACATTTATAACTAAGCATTTTGCACTTAAATTTAGCGATCGCTCTCTAAGCAAAAATTATTAAAAATGTATATCGTGCCTATCAAGGCCAACCTATTAATATCTCATTAATTTCTTTAAGTCTTTTTTCACTACTGAGTTACCCAAAGGCGCACTAACTATGGCAATCTGGGAAACAGAAGATTTTTAAATCAGATATTTTTGCTACAGTAATTTTACCTAAAAGGTTATGCAAACTCTGCCCACACCTTTCACATCAAATCCTGTATCTAGTCAACCGACTTTTGATACAACAATCAAACGGCGGAAAACCCGTCCTGTCAAAGTTGGAAATGTCATCATTGGCGGAGGCTACCCTGTAGTGGTACAGTCAATGATTAACGAAGACACCCTTGATATTGATGGATCTGTAGCTGCAATTCGTCGTCTACACGAGATTGGCTGCGAAATTGTCCGTGTCACTGTACCTAGCATGGCTCATGCCAAAGCTCTAGCAGAAATTAAACAAAAATTAATAAAAACTTATCAAGATGTGCCAATTGTGGCCGATGTGCATCACAATGGCATGAAAATTGCCTTAGAAGTTGCCAAACATATAGAAAAAGTACGGATTAATCCGGGATTATATGTGTTTGAAAAACCTAACTCTAGCAGAACCGAATATACTCAAGCTGAATTTGAAGAAATCGGGGAGAAAATTCGCGAAACTCTGGAACCTTTGGTGATTGCTTTACGGGATCAAGGTAAAGCTATGCGTATTGGAGTTAATCATGGTTCTCTTGCCGAAAGGATGTTGTTCACCTACGGTGATACTCCAGAGGGAATGGTGCAATCTGCCCTAGAGTTTATTCGTATTTGTGAATCTTTAGACTTCCGCAACATAGTAATTTCTATGAAAGCCTCACGCGTACCAGTAATGGTAGCTGCTTATCGCTTGATGGCACAGCGAATGGATGAATTTGGTATGGATTATCCTCTACACTTAGGCGTTACAGAAGCTGGTGACGGTGAATATGGAAGAATTAAATCTACTGCGGGTATTGCTACCTTGTTAGCTGACGGTATTGGCGATACAATTCGAGTATCCCTGACTGAATCTCCAGAAAAAGAAATTCCCGTCTGCTACAGTATTCTGCAAGCCTTGGGATTGCGGAAAACTATGGTCGAATACGTTGCATGTCCTTCCTGCGGGCGCACTTTGTTTAACCTAGAAGAGGTGCTGCACAAAGTTCGGGAAGCTACCAAACATTTAACCGGACTGGACATAGCAGTAATGGGTTGTATTGTAAATGGCCCCGGAGAAATGGCTGATGCTGACTATGGTTATGTAGGCAAAACCCCTGGTTACATATCTCTCTATCGTGGTAGGGAAGAAATTAAAAAAGTACCTGAAGATAAAGGTGTAGAGGAGCTAATTAACTTAATCAAGGCAGACGGGCGGTGGATTGATCCTTAGAGAAGTAGAGACCAGGGATTAGGAAGAAGGAGGGGGAAGTGGAAGAGAAACAGATGAGGGAGATAGGGAAGATGGGGAAGAATTTACTTTTATTACTTCCTCACCTTCCTCACCTCCCTGAACTTCTTGTTCCCGCTTCTCCCCATCTCCGCGTCTTCACAAACGTTCCCAATCTCTAATTTCTGTATAGTCGAATACCAAAAACTCCGGATCATCAAGCATTTTTTTGGAAATTACAAAATCTGCTCCGTCTCTACAGTGGTAGCCTGTGTTAGATTGAGCATACCTATACACATTTTTGTCCCTCTGGCGCAGCTCTCATCATGGCGATTGCAAGAAAGACTATAAGTACTGGGCTTACTTTGGGTGCTACGGTTGTGACTTTATCCACAATCGCGGTTACTAGTCTTGGTATTCACTCGCGAGGACAGGCTTTATTTGAAGAAAGCCCCAAAGAATTAGTCGATGAAGTTTGGCAAATTATTAACCGCCAATACGTAGACGGCACCTTTAATCAGGTGGATTGGCAAGCTGTACGTAGTGAGTACTTGAACAAGTCTTACACCAACAAGCAGGAAGCTTATAAGTCTATCCGCGAAATGCTTAAGAAGCTTGAAGATCCATATACTCGGTTTATGGATCCACAAGAGTTCAAAAGTATGCAAGTGGATACCTCTGGTGAATTGACTGGTATTGGTATCCAAATAGGTTTGGACGAAAAAACCAAAAAGCTGACTGTAATTGCCCCAATTGATGATACACCTGCTTTTAAGGCTGGTCTGTTGGCAAAAGACATTATCGTCATGATCAACGGTAAAAGCACCGAAGGCATGGATACGAATGCAGCTGTAGCCCTAATCCGAGGTGAACCAGGAACCCAAGTCAAACTCACAATTCTGCGCAATAATCAGCAAAAAGAATTCACCATCACACGGGCAAGAATTGAAATTCATCCTGTGGAATATTCTCAAAAAGAATCACCAGCAGGAAATATTGGCTACATCCGTTTGAAGCAATTCAGCGCTAATGCGTCGAAAGAAATGCGAGACGCAATTAAAAATTTGGAAAACAAACAGGTAACTGGATATATTCTAGATTTGCGAAGTAATCCTGGTGGCTTATTGTTCTCCAGTGTAGAAATTGCCAGAATGTGGATGGATAAAGGTGGGATCGTTTCTACAATTGACCGCAGGGGTGAGACAGAAAAAGAAGTTGCGAATGGACGCGCTTTGACAAATAAACCCCTAGTCGTATTAGTAGATAAGGGTAGTGCCAGTGCTAGTGAAATTCTCTCTGGTGCTTTACAAGACAATAAGCGTGCTGTTGTTGTGGGTAGTCAAACCTTTGGTAAAGGCTTAGTTCAATCAGTGCGTCCTCTTGGCGATGGTTCGGGTTTAGCAGTGACAATTGCTAAGTACCATACTCCTAGTGGTAAAGATATTAATAAGCACGGTATTAGCCCAAATATAACTGTAGATTTGAATGATAAACAACGACAAGATTTGTGGCTGAATGAGCGAGACAAACTTGGCACTCTAGCAGATCCCCAATTTGCTAAAGCTGTGGAAGTATTAAGCAAAGAAATTGCTGCTCAAGGTTCCAGGGCAGACAAAAATTAAAAATTATCTTTTCTTTTGCCTTTCACCTTGTTTACTTTTCACTTTAGATGGGTTGGCATTTGCCAGATCTAATCAGTCCAACACGACGAGCGATCGCTTCTCCTTGGGAATCAAAAGGCCCCCACTTTTCTACAATCTCTGAGTTCTCATCCCCACTGGCTTCGTGACTGGGGACGATATCGCAATTGCTAGTAGGATGCTTGACAATATGCCAAGTTTGTAAAGTTCCCATAATTGTGAGTAAAAATTAACATATAGCAATCTTAAAACAAAGATCCCCGACTTTTCTAAAAAGTCGGGGATCTTGGGGAATTACAAGGTGCATTTTACGAACTCTTACGGTTGCTGTAAAAGTATCGGTAGTGTACTTTTTTCACCACCGACGACAATTACTTTGGAGTTGGAAGATTGGGCTAGTTTCTCTGTAGCTTCTATTGCTCGCAATTGCAGCACAGAGTTAGTAAGTCCACTGGAAATAATTTTTTGGGAGTCAGCAATTCCTCTGGCTTCTATGCGCTTACGTTCTGCTTCTTGACGCTCTGTTTCTAAAACAAATTTCATTCTCTGACTTTCTTGCTCTGCTTTGAGCCTCTCTTGAATCGCAGCTTGGAGAGTATCCGGCATTTTGATATCTCTTAATAGTGCTTCTTCCACCACAAAGCCTAAGGGAAGTAATTGTTGAGTGAGTTGTTGGTCGAGTTGCTCGGCTACTTCTTGGCGTTTGGTAGAATAAACAGCGACTGCTGGGTAGTTGGCTGTAATTGCACGCACGGTTGAGCGAAATCGAGAAATTATCAGTTCTTTTTCATCTACACCAATATTTTTATACACTGTTGCTGCTTTTTGGGGATCGAGCTTGTACTGAAGGCTAACATCCATATTTAAGCTCAACCCTTCCTGTGATGTTGCATTGACATTTTCCTTGACATCCTTCAGCCGCGTGGAAAAATTGAGAACATTGGCAAAAGGGGTGATGAAATGTACACCTGGGCTTAGTGTATTATCGCTAACTCGACCAAATAAGTTAATAACTCCAACATTGCCTGGTGGTACGATTACCAAGATTTTGGAAATAGAAGTGAGGATTGCGATCGCACCAATCAATATACTAATCCCGCGAACTGCCCAACGAGATTTTTCACTAGATATCTTTCCTGAATTAAGAAAGACGAGAATTGCAATCAAGCTTGTCAGCAGGGAAAATATAAAATTCATAAGTATTTCCTGTATAGTTAAGACGCAATAAGTACTTAACCACTACAGTATAAATTGCTCTTTCGTCCACTGCCTAAATGTCCTCAGTGTAGGACTTCTGCCTATAGTTCGGCTCTGTTCAACAAACTGGGGAATTGCTTGCAAAAAGGCAAATTGGGAAAAGTAGGGCTAATTTTTGACTCTATATATTTTCCATCCTGAAGAATATTTATTTTGAGCTTGTCATCTTCATAGAGCCAAACTTCTGGAACTCCCAGCGCTTCGTAAGCATCCAGTTGAGTTTTAGAGGTAACATCAACTTCTATCACTAAGTCAGGGGGTGGATCAAATCCCAAATCTATTCGCTCTTTACCAATCATCCGAGCATGATTTTGAATGTAAAAAGAGTCATCAGGCTCTACACCACAAGCCATATCTTCCCGTTTAAAGGTGGTTGAGCCAAAAGGCTCACAGTCAATTTCTAACTCTTCCAGCAGAATTTATACCAAATCCCCAATAATAACTTTGGCTAGCTCATGCTTCGGTAATGGCATTCTAATTTCCAATGTTCCCTGACTGTAAGCCAGCCGAGTAGCCCGATGCTCGCCAAGCTCTTCTAAAATAGCCTCAAATTCTTGTCAGCTAATATCATGGAGAATAACTCTATGTCCGGGCGGAACACTTAATTGCCGCAATTGAAGTGTTACCATCAATAACCACCGAAATCTCAGGTTGAGCTTGCGAAAGCCAGTATGGAACTATCGTAGCAGTAACAAAATTATTAACTAAACACGACTTGCATATCTAAAACAAAACCAGGTAAAACATCTTCTCCAGACAAACTTGTTGGACTATCAACTACCTCTACCGATTGATTAGGGCGATAGATTTCAACTTTTTTATTCTTGGTATCAATTAACCAACCTAAACGGAGCCCATTATCAATATATTCTTGCATTTTTTTACGTAGGGGTTCCATGCGATCGCTTTTGGAACGTAACTCAATCGCAAAGTCGGGACAAAGTGGCGGAAATGTTTCTTGTTCTGCTGGTGTGAGTGCATCCCACCTAGCTTGAGTCACCCAAGCCGCATCAGGAGAACGTTCAGCACCATTGGGAAGCTTAAAAGCTGTCGAGGAGTTAAAAGCAACACCAAGCTTAGATTGACGGTTCCAAAACCAGAGTTGTCCCTCAATATCGATGTTTCGCTTACCTGTATTTCCTCCCGTGGGGGGCATGATAATTAATTCTCCATTAGCAGTAAGTTCCAAGTGCAGATCGCGGTTAGCAGCAGCTAAAAGTGCAAACTGTTCTTCACTGACTTGGAGGTTTGGAGGGATATTAATAGGCAAACTGCTCATGATTTGGTAACTGTTACTTCATGAGGTGTCTAACAATTATGATCTTATCTTTTACAGTAAATATTAAGTAGGGTGTGTTAAGGCTATGTAAGGATTTGAGCATTTAAGAGAGTAGAGATTAGCCGTAACACACCAATAAATGCGGTGCATTACTTAAAGCTCAATAGTGCCAAAAGGGCCTTGCATCTTTTTAATCTTACGTTCAAACTTCTTATCTGACATAAGAAGATAGCGAATTCCCAAAATCAACGCTGCGATCGCAGGATATAAAATTAAAGACACCCAAAATGGGTGTCCTTAATTTGTATCAAAATAAAAAGCTTAGAAATTCATAGATTCTAGATAAATCTAAAATCTAATGATTATTTGCTATTGCCGTTACCACCATTACCACTATTCGCGGCAAGGATGCGTTCGGCAAGTTTGTCCGGTAC is part of the Chlorogloeopsis sp. ULAP01 genome and encodes:
- a CDS encoding Uma2 family endonuclease; the protein is MSSLPINIPPNLQVSEEQFALLAAANRDLHLELTANGELIIMPPTGGNTGKRNIDIEGQLWFWNRQSKLGVAFNSSTAFKLPNGAERSPDAAWVTQARWDALTPAEQETFPPLCPDFAIELRSKSDRMEPLRKKMQEYIDNGLRLGWLIDTKNKKVEIYRPNQSVEVVDSPTSLSGEDVLPGFVLDMQVVFS
- the ctpC gene encoding carboxyl-terminal processing protease CtpC, coding for MAIARKTISTGLTLGATVVTLSTIAVTSLGIHSRGQALFEESPKELVDEVWQIINRQYVDGTFNQVDWQAVRSEYLNKSYTNKQEAYKSIREMLKKLEDPYTRFMDPQEFKSMQVDTSGELTGIGIQIGLDEKTKKLTVIAPIDDTPAFKAGLLAKDIIVMINGKSTEGMDTNAAVALIRGEPGTQVKLTILRNNQQKEFTITRARIEIHPVEYSQKESPAGNIGYIRLKQFSANASKEMRDAIKNLENKQVTGYILDLRSNPGGLLFSSVEIARMWMDKGGIVSTIDRRGETEKEVANGRALTNKPLVVLVDKGSASASEILSGALQDNKRAVVVGSQTFGKGLVQSVRPLGDGSGLAVTIAKYHTPSGKDINKHGISPNITVDLNDKQRQDLWLNERDKLGTLADPQFAKAVEVLSKEIAAQGSRADKN
- a CDS encoding M23 family metallopeptidase; its protein translation is MNLRARLLVLCSLISALGLVFTHFTPVQAQGSKTCPTSALERFQRYRASRGDTLESIAQRYKLSPETIVAMNPALKNSRVAVGSEILIPPLDGIVVEVPKGNNWQELAEIYRVRADALFELNGCKAPSRFAFIPTPNKSPSRASTSVAPTSSNPPQIAGYPLPEVAQLGFPYGWQIHPGNGQVFFHSGIDLLAAKGTAVSAIAPGTVVFAGEQGTYGKLVIINHDGGLQSRYAQLDSINVKVNQQVKQGDLLGTVGTSGQPTINQPHLHFEVRSNSSLGWAAKDPKGYLQR
- the scpB gene encoding SMC-Scp complex subunit ScpB — its product is MSAATKIEAILYLKGKPLSIGEIAEYAACDRITAEEGIIELIDEYARRDSALEVVETPNGYSLQLRSDFHELVQTLIPVELGLGALRTLAAIALNGPMLQSDLINLRGSGAYQHVQELVELGFVKKRRNSDSRSYSLQVTPKFHQYFQIEQLPQPFSSSQQQRQLELKLESAAESE
- a CDS encoding HhoA/HhoB/HtrA family serine endopeptidase, whose protein sequence is MKLSRKQLAVYFSLVVSGGVFGGSAVLLASTYLLTKKPAFQELRNVTTALPSNTVVSNSIKGSILPASGSDKVNFIASAVQKTGPAVVRINATRKVANPISEAFKNPLLRRFFGENEEPIPQERIERGTGSGFLLSANGEILTNAHVVANTDTVQVTLKDGRTFEGRVVGVDAMTDLAVVKIPAKSLPTVRLGNSQNLIPGEWAIAIGNPLGLDNTVTIGIISATDRTSSQVGVPDKRVSFIQTDAAINPGNSGGPLLNADGEVIGVNTAIRADAQGLGFAIPIETAARIAQELFTKGYVKHPFLGIEMVDLSPTKKKQINQENNLNIKQNTGIAIKGVLEKSPAQRAGLRPGDVIYKFNGKPVKTAAQVQKMVESSSVGDILLIEVERDGKNQIFKVQSGAYPQK
- the ispG gene encoding (E)-4-hydroxy-3-methylbut-2-enyl-diphosphate synthase produces the protein MQTLPTPFTSNPVSSQPTFDTTIKRRKTRPVKVGNVIIGGGYPVVVQSMINEDTLDIDGSVAAIRRLHEIGCEIVRVTVPSMAHAKALAEIKQKLIKTYQDVPIVADVHHNGMKIALEVAKHIEKVRINPGLYVFEKPNSSRTEYTQAEFEEIGEKIRETLEPLVIALRDQGKAMRIGVNHGSLAERMLFTYGDTPEGMVQSALEFIRICESLDFRNIVISMKASRVPVMVAAYRLMAQRMDEFGMDYPLHLGVTEAGDGEYGRIKSTAGIATLLADGIGDTIRVSLTESPEKEIPVCYSILQALGLRKTMVEYVACPSCGRTLFNLEEVLHKVREATKHLTGLDIAVMGCIVNGPGEMADADYGYVGKTPGYISLYRGREEIKKVPEDKGVEELINLIKADGRWIDP
- the ispD gene encoding 2-C-methyl-D-erythritol 4-phosphate cytidylyltransferase, producing the protein MHLLIPAAGSGRRMGSNRNKLLLEVRSRSIIGWTLLAAEAAHHISWIGIISQPTDWQDLKTIIADLQLSKPVEFIKGGSTRQESVYNGLQALPDTARQVLIHDGARCLVTPDLLNRCALAIRHCSGLIAAIPVKDTIKVVDENGIIQSTPDRRQLWAAQTPQGFDVKLLKQCHIEGLHQGWEVTDDAALFEKCGYQVQIVEGEETNLKVTTPQDLAIAEFILKSRFGG
- a CDS encoding DUF760 domain-containing protein — encoded protein: MVFDPDFLNDNFEQHPHHHLSDNFEENPNQLLKYLQHQPPEVLASVAQSVSPEIKQIISQNVQGLVGMLPAENFNVQITTDRDNLAGLLASAMMTGYFLRQMEQRMQLDHLANNH
- a CDS encoding prohibitin family protein — its product is MNFIFSLLTSLIAILVFLNSGKISSEKSRWAVRGISILIGAIAILTSISKILVIVPPGNVGVINLFGRVSDNTLSPGVHFITPFANVLNFSTRLKDVKENVNATSQEGLSLNMDVSLQYKLDPQKAATVYKNIGVDEKELIISRFRSTVRAITANYPAVAVYSTKRQEVAEQLDQQLTQQLLPLGFVVEEALLRDIKMPDTLQAAIQERLKAEQESQRMKFVLETERQEAERKRIEARGIADSQKIISSGLTNSVLQLRAIEATEKLAQSSNSKVIVVGGEKSTLPILLQQP
- a CDS encoding DDE transposase family protein, translating into MGTLQTWHIVKHPTSNCDIVPSHEASGDENSEIVEKWGPFDSQGEAIARRVGLIRSGKCQPI
- a CDS encoding glycosyltransferase family 9 protein, with translation MRVAALVPGGIADQILFFPTLDDLKRHYPDAQIDVVVEPRSKAAYRVSKSVHEVLTFDYKDRNSLADWANLVGILRDREYDVAIVSGQSWLLGLILWLTGIPKRVGYKGKGAAFLTSLVPQKKEQYAACVYHDLLKGLGIDSPCPELAVNVPKPDIEWANKEQIRLGVKESGYILIYGGAGKGLDTIYPTEHWQTIIQDFQNKQPDMPVVVIQAEGEEDFVRHLKEYAPNIKVTSGNDIGKLTAMIAGANLMLCTDSPPMHLAVAVQTYTIALFGPTEPTKLLPPCDRFLTIKSPTGKMADISPKTVLEKIWGG